A single window of Acinetobacter wuhouensis DNA harbors:
- a CDS encoding multidrug efflux RND transporter permease subunit, with protein MLSKFFIQRPIFACVLAIIVMALGIFSVLNLPVERYPDIAPPRISISTTYSGADAETVEESVTQVLEQQIKGLDNLLYFSSSSDSSGRARISVSFENGTDPDTAQVQVQNSINGVLNRLPDDVQRQGVTVSKSLGDTFMVVGLYDETGKSNNIQLGDYLADHIEQELSRIEGVGEVDVFGSQYAMRIWLNPNLLRQYQLMPSDIRAAIEAQNTQVAAGGIGDLPVASDQYLNAKVTAGSRLRTVDEFKNIIVKSNIDGSYVYLKDVARIELGAENYQSFNTINGYPSSGMGISLSSGANALATSALIKAELAKVSEKLPQGYKIVYPRDNTPFVQESIKEVVKTLFEAIALVVLVMFVFLQSWRATLIPTITVPIVILGTFAVLYVLGMSVNTLTLFALVLAIGLLVDDAIVVVENVERLMHEQGLTAKQASIESMQEMTGALIGITVVLTAVFIPMAFFGGSTGVIYRQFSITLVAAMMLSLFVALILTPALCAIILKPNPKPMRWAIWFNSKLDNLKQSYIGLIQKTLNLKWVILTIFMGLIAIFALIYRTLPTSFIPSEDQGMLSVQFRLADGAPMSSSQVIGENIRKYFLEKEKQNVDIVLIRYGRNFSGTGQNLGTGFVALKHWDARDDAENSAQAIRERAIQYFNKETNARITVSLPSSVSGLGDTNSLEFWLQDINGQGRKYLDQQFSTLQESAKQFSHFENLDKKSNPDKSKLKIHVDQKLALANGLTQTAINNTLSTAWGGSYVNDFIDRGRIKRVMMQGDAEFRSKPEDLQFWTVRNAQNQMIPFSNFATIGWEGGPDVVNRFQGYTALQMQADTVKGASSGAAMKDIENMVNQQEGLDVAWSGLSFEEQKSSGQTWLLYLVSIGFIFLCLAALYESWSIPTAVIAAIPLGIGGNIIFSKLTGFPNDIYFQIALLTTIGLSCKNAILIVEFAALAQEKGMTAIQAAIDGAGLRLRPILMTSLAFGAGVIPLVFAFGAGAASRQEIGVSVLGGVIFGTVLVLLFIPFMYVLIRSIFKSKQASSEVE; from the coding sequence ATGCTCTCAAAATTTTTTATTCAACGTCCTATCTTTGCTTGTGTACTTGCTATTATCGTGATGGCATTGGGTATTTTCTCTGTGCTGAATTTACCTGTAGAACGATACCCAGATATTGCACCACCGCGAATTTCTATTTCTACCACCTATTCAGGGGCAGATGCTGAAACGGTAGAGGAGAGTGTAACGCAGGTTTTAGAACAACAAATTAAGGGCTTAGATAATTTATTGTATTTCAGTTCGAGTAGCGATTCTTCAGGTCGTGCTCGAATCAGTGTAAGTTTTGAAAATGGGACAGATCCTGATACAGCACAGGTACAAGTCCAAAATAGTATTAATGGTGTACTTAATCGTTTGCCCGATGATGTGCAACGCCAAGGTGTGACCGTGAGTAAATCATTAGGTGATACCTTTATGGTGGTCGGTCTATATGATGAAACAGGTAAAAGTAACAATATTCAACTGGGTGATTATTTAGCAGATCATATTGAACAAGAATTGTCACGAATCGAGGGGGTGGGTGAAGTTGATGTTTTCGGTTCTCAATATGCAATGCGTATATGGCTAAATCCAAACCTACTTCGACAATATCAATTGATGCCAAGTGATATTCGAGCAGCAATTGAGGCACAAAATACGCAAGTTGCTGCTGGAGGAATTGGGGATTTACCTGTCGCTTCGGATCAGTATTTAAATGCGAAAGTTACCGCAGGTTCTCGCCTTAGAACTGTAGATGAATTTAAAAATATTATTGTCAAATCCAACATTGATGGTAGTTATGTCTACCTCAAAGATGTCGCTCGAATTGAATTGGGCGCAGAAAATTATCAATCATTTAACACCATTAACGGTTATCCATCTTCGGGTATGGGAATTTCGTTGTCTTCAGGGGCAAATGCTTTAGCAACATCAGCATTGATTAAGGCTGAATTGGCAAAGGTTTCTGAAAAATTACCCCAAGGTTATAAGATTGTTTATCCACGGGATAACACGCCATTTGTTCAAGAGTCGATAAAAGAAGTTGTTAAAACCTTATTTGAAGCCATCGCCTTGGTGGTTTTGGTCATGTTCGTGTTTTTACAAAGTTGGCGAGCAACACTGATTCCAACAATCACTGTACCCATCGTGATTCTCGGAACATTCGCCGTATTGTATGTTTTGGGTATGAGTGTGAATACCCTAACGTTATTTGCACTGGTTCTAGCGATTGGTTTATTGGTCGATGATGCGATTGTCGTGGTAGAAAATGTCGAACGATTGATGCATGAACAAGGGTTGACAGCCAAACAAGCTTCTATTGAATCTATGCAAGAAATGACTGGTGCATTGATTGGGATAACCGTGGTATTAACTGCTGTTTTTATTCCGATGGCATTTTTTGGTGGTTCTACAGGCGTGATTTATCGTCAATTTTCTATCACCTTAGTGGCAGCAATGATGCTGTCTTTATTCGTAGCTTTGATTTTAACGCCTGCATTGTGCGCCATTATTTTAAAACCTAATCCTAAACCGATGCGCTGGGCGATTTGGTTTAACAGCAAACTCGACAATTTGAAGCAATCTTATATTGGTTTGATTCAAAAAACTTTAAATTTAAAGTGGGTCATTCTCACTATTTTCATGGGTTTAATTGCAATATTTGCATTGATTTATCGTACATTGCCAACCAGTTTTATTCCGAGTGAAGACCAAGGCATGTTGAGTGTTCAGTTCCGTTTAGCGGATGGAGCACCAATGTCGAGTAGCCAAGTAATTGGTGAAAATATTCGTAAATATTTCTTAGAAAAAGAAAAGCAAAATGTTGATATTGTTTTGATTCGCTATGGTCGAAACTTCTCAGGAACAGGGCAGAATCTTGGAACTGGTTTTGTGGCATTGAAGCATTGGGATGCGCGTGATGATGCTGAAAATTCAGCACAGGCGATTCGTGAACGTGCTATTCAATATTTCAATAAGGAAACCAATGCCAGAATTACCGTAAGTTTACCTTCTTCTGTGAGTGGTCTAGGGGATACCAATAGCTTAGAGTTTTGGTTGCAGGATATAAATGGTCAAGGTCGTAAATATTTGGATCAACAATTTTCTACACTCCAAGAAAGTGCCAAGCAATTTAGTCATTTTGAAAATTTAGATAAAAAATCAAATCCAGATAAGTCGAAGCTGAAAATTCATGTAGATCAAAAGCTTGCTCTAGCAAATGGTTTAACTCAAACTGCGATTAACAATACCCTGTCTACAGCATGGGGGGGAAGTTATGTGAATGACTTTATTGATCGTGGTCGAATTAAACGGGTCATGATGCAAGGTGATGCGGAATTTCGTTCTAAACCTGAAGATTTACAATTTTGGACGGTTCGAAATGCGCAGAATCAGATGATACCTTTCAGTAATTTTGCAACGATCGGATGGGAAGGTGGACCAGATGTTGTTAACCGTTTTCAAGGCTATACGGCTTTGCAAATGCAAGCAGATACAGTGAAGGGCGCGAGTTCTGGCGCAGCGATGAAAGACATTGAAAATATGGTGAACCAACAAGAGGGCTTGGATGTTGCATGGAGTGGTTTGTCATTTGAAGAACAAAAATCCAGTGGTCAGACTTGGTTACTTTATCTCGTATCTATTGGTTTTATATTCTTATGTTTAGCTGCATTATATGAAAGTTGGTCGATTCCAACTGCCGTGATTGCTGCAATTCCTTTAGGTATCGGTGGAAATATTATTTTTAGTAAATTGACAGGTTTTCCGAATGATATTTATTTCCAAATCGCGCTCTTAACCACCATCGGTTTGTCATGTAAAAATGCAATATTAATTGTTGAATTTGCTGCATTGGCACAAGAAAAAGGTATGACGGCGATTCAAGCAGCGATTGATGGTGCAGGGCTACGTTTACGTCCAATTCTAATGACTTCTTTGGCATTTGGTGCGGGTGTGATTCCACTTGTATTCGCATTTGGTGCAGGTGCTGCCAGTCGTCAAGAAATTGGTGTGAGTGTGCTTGGTGGTGTGATCTTTGGTACGGTATTGGTCTTATTATTTATTCCTTTTATGTATGTGCTGATTCGTTCTATTTTTAAATCTAAACAGGCATCCAGTGAAGTTGAATGA
- a CDS encoding glycerophosphodiester phosphodiesterase family protein — MLKRTLLITSLATLFTACNDDNDDFSTSTKTEYKEPKIIIVGHRGASALRPEHTLESYQKAIDDGADFIEPDLVSTKDGFLVARHENEISGTTNVSTLSQFADRKKTKIIDGATLTGWFTEDFTLSELNQIKARERIPALRPENTQYNDKFSIPTLEQIIELADKHYQKTGKVIGLYIETKHPTYFQKINLSLEDPVLKTLAKYKYTRDIAPIYLQSFEVSNLKYFKDQLALHKSLKNAKIIQLYDEKNLSPADYVAQGIKTTYGDMATADGLKNVAQYANGVGPWKPYIFNDTYTAPSAFVSNAHAVNLKVHPYTFRPENNFLADNLKCSTATTDASKRCETGASKEFEMFFKAGVDGVFTDDPGLGRKSLDAYLKANPAVK; from the coding sequence ATGCTAAAAAGAACCTTGCTCATCACCAGTCTTGCGACCTTATTCACCGCTTGTAATGATGATAATGATGATTTTTCAACGTCGACGAAAACTGAATACAAAGAACCTAAAATCATCATTGTCGGACATCGCGGTGCAAGCGCATTGCGTCCTGAACATACTTTAGAAAGTTATCAAAAAGCCATAGACGACGGCGCAGACTTCATAGAACCAGATCTTGTTTCGACCAAAGATGGATTTTTAGTTGCACGTCATGAGAATGAAATTAGTGGTACCACCAATGTCAGCACACTGAGCCAATTTGCAGATCGTAAAAAAACCAAAATCATTGATGGTGCAACGTTAACAGGATGGTTTACCGAAGATTTTACTTTAAGCGAGCTGAATCAAATCAAAGCCCGTGAGCGTATTCCTGCATTACGTCCTGAAAATACACAGTATAATGATAAATTTTCGATTCCGACTTTAGAACAAATTATTGAACTGGCAGATAAGCATTATCAAAAAACAGGAAAAGTGATCGGTTTATATATAGAAACAAAGCACCCAACCTATTTCCAGAAAATCAATTTAAGCTTAGAAGATCCCGTACTCAAAACTTTAGCCAAATATAAATATACCAGAGATATTGCTCCCATCTATTTACAGTCATTTGAAGTGAGCAATCTCAAATATTTTAAAGATCAATTAGCTCTACACAAATCTTTGAAAAATGCCAAAATTATTCAACTTTATGATGAAAAAAACCTAAGCCCGGCCGATTATGTTGCGCAAGGTATTAAAACCACCTATGGCGACATGGCTACCGCTGATGGTTTAAAAAATGTTGCTCAATATGCCAATGGTGTAGGTCCTTGGAAACCCTATATTTTTAATGATACTTATACTGCTCCTTCCGCATTTGTCAGCAATGCTCATGCTGTAAATTTGAAAGTACATCCATATACTTTCCGCCCTGAAAATAACTTTTTGGCAGATAATTTAAAATGTAGCACTGCAACAACAGATGCCTCAAAACGTTGCGAAACTGGTGCAAGCAAAGAGTTTGAAATGTTCTTTAAAGCAGGCGTTGACGGTGTGTTTACTGATGATCCGGGACTTGGTCGCAAAAGTTTAGATGCTTATTTAAAGGCAAATCCTGCTGTAAAATAA
- a CDS encoding diacylglycerol kinase — protein MSDYSPFKGTTGFKRILNATGYSLAGFKAAFQNEAAFRQIVLINVILIPITFFLEISNVEQALMIGVCLLAIIVELFNSALEAVVDRVSLERHPLSKNAKDMGSAAQFVAQAIIFFTWVIILFK, from the coding sequence ATGAGTGACTATTCTCCTTTTAAAGGTACGACAGGTTTTAAACGTATTCTGAATGCGACGGGATATTCTTTAGCAGGTTTTAAAGCTGCTTTTCAAAATGAAGCAGCTTTTCGCCAAATTGTTTTAATTAACGTCATTTTAATTCCCATTACGTTTTTCTTAGAGATCAGCAACGTTGAACAAGCGTTGATGATTGGTGTTTGTTTATTGGCAATTATTGTTGAATTATTTAATTCTGCACTTGAAGCAGTGGTCGATCGTGTTTCTCTAGAACGCCATCCCCTTTCTAAAAATGCCAAAGATATGGGTAGTGCTGCACAATTTGTTGCTCAAGCGATTATTTTCTTTACTTGGGTGATTATTCTTTTTAAATAA
- the mgtE gene encoding magnesium transporter has translation MQFSLAFIAEIESAIQNHQFELIQNKISQINDADIAKLLSNLSLNEQLTLIEYLPNAAYIFEFLSIEQQLQIAEHLNTPLLVKILSEMHSDDRTDLFKQLNYKLQQQVSQYLSPEIQQDILQLAKYPEESAGAIMSSDYVALPPNLNMVEAIEQIRTQAKDRETLYLIYVIDQDKKLLGVVSLRQIILAEPQQKIVEIMSRDLIVGYSDEDQESIAEKLSYYDFIALPIVDENNQLLGIVTYDDAMDIAKEEATEDFLKSSAMSSGHVSIKSAPILYLYQKRVFWLVILVFGSLLSGFGIAHFEDIISANIVLVFFLPLLVGSGGNAGSQSATLMVRALAIGDVELKDWLYLIGRESLVGLCLGGTMALAVSVLGYFRGDAMVALVLAISMMGIVLLGCLIGMSLPFILNRLKLDPASASAPLVTSICDATGVIVYLCIASLLL, from the coding sequence ATGCAATTTTCTTTGGCATTTATAGCAGAAATAGAAAGCGCTATACAGAACCATCAATTTGAACTTATTCAAAATAAAATCAGTCAAATCAATGATGCTGATATTGCGAAATTATTATCCAATTTATCTCTAAATGAACAATTGACGCTGATTGAGTATCTCCCTAATGCAGCATATATTTTTGAATTTTTATCGATAGAACAACAATTACAAATTGCTGAACATTTAAATACGCCATTGCTGGTAAAAATATTGTCTGAGATGCACTCAGATGATCGTACTGATTTGTTTAAACAATTGAATTACAAGCTACAACAGCAAGTGAGTCAGTATTTAAGCCCAGAAATTCAACAGGATATTTTACAACTCGCCAAGTATCCTGAGGAATCCGCGGGTGCGATCATGAGTTCAGATTATGTGGCTTTGCCACCAAATTTGAACATGGTAGAAGCGATTGAACAGATTAGAACGCAAGCCAAAGATCGTGAAACACTTTATTTGATTTATGTGATTGACCAAGATAAAAAGCTACTCGGTGTAGTTTCATTGCGACAAATCATTCTCGCAGAACCTCAACAGAAAATTGTTGAAATAATGAGTCGTGATTTAATTGTTGGCTACAGTGATGAAGACCAAGAGAGCATTGCTGAAAAGCTCAGTTATTACGATTTTATCGCCTTGCCGATTGTCGATGAAAATAATCAACTATTGGGGATCGTGACTTATGATGATGCAATGGATATTGCTAAAGAAGAAGCCACAGAAGACTTTTTAAAATCAAGTGCAATGTCTTCAGGACATGTCAGTATCAAATCTGCTCCCATTCTATATTTATATCAAAAGCGTGTGTTTTGGTTGGTTATCTTAGTATTTGGTAGCTTGCTCTCAGGTTTTGGAATTGCACATTTTGAAGACATTATTTCTGCCAATATCGTGTTGGTTTTTTTCTTGCCTTTATTGGTTGGCAGTGGCGGAAATGCAGGTTCTCAGTCAGCTACTTTGATGGTACGTGCATTAGCCATCGGAGATGTAGAGCTAAAAGATTGGTTGTATTTGATCGGTCGTGAGAGTTTGGTTGGGCTCTGTTTAGGTGGAACAATGGCGCTTGCAGTTTCAGTGCTTGGCTATTTCCGAGGAGATGCGATGGTTGCTTTAGTCCTTGCAATCAGCATGATGGGCATTGTACTACTGGGCTGTTTGATTGGTATGAGTTTGCCTTTTATTCTCAATCGCTTAAAACTCGATCCTGCAAGTGCTTCAGCACCTTTGGTCACATCAATCTGTGATGCAACAGGGGTGATCGTGTATTTGTGTATTGCTTCGTTGCTTTTATAA
- a CDS encoding DUF2726 domain-containing protein, which translates to MSFDSHQALFLFIGSIATLALLIACFGQHLFRNKNYFAKPVITPFEQKMFLRLNEAFPQHHVLAQVAFSALIDTEHFKLRSKFNRKVTDFVLLDHQLEVIAIIELDDPTHLGKEQQDAQRDAMLNQAGYKVYRYTEIPSCRDLRKDIL; encoded by the coding sequence ATGTCTTTTGATTCTCATCAGGCTTTATTCCTTTTTATAGGTAGTATTGCAACACTTGCTTTGCTAATTGCCTGTTTCGGTCAACATTTATTTAGAAATAAAAACTATTTTGCAAAACCCGTCATTACCCCTTTTGAGCAGAAAATGTTTTTACGCTTGAATGAAGCTTTCCCGCAACATCATGTACTTGCTCAAGTTGCTTTTAGCGCATTGATTGATACAGAACACTTCAAACTCAGATCCAAATTTAATCGTAAAGTGACTGATTTTGTATTATTAGATCATCAACTTGAAGTGATCGCGATTATTGAGCTAGATGACCCTACACATCTAGGAAAAGAACAACAAGATGCTCAACGTGATGCAATGTTGAATCAAGCTGGCTACAAAGTCTATCGTTATACAGAAATTCCGAGTTGTCGAGATTTAAGAAAAGACATCCTTTAG